A stretch of the Veillonella parvula DSM 2008 genome encodes the following:
- a CDS encoding S41 family peptidase, translating into MKFDTRTVLWSLLKYIGSGIVIMWLTFWYLSGSFWGLPRLFIAYYTASQVFMTPMAKSTLYDGMLKGLIDSLGEPHSVYLNAEEYKSMKMQTSATYAGVGMVLGTDDKGLYAVSVMEDQPAFKAGIKPGDHIIAIDGQSTTEIPVEEASSRIRGEAGTTVALDIERNGEKLHFDITRESIVLPTVKSKMLTSTVGYIRISQFAENTAEDFATQYKELQSQGMKALVLDLRDNPGGLLSTTEKISNYIMPPGTLVTVQNRSGKKDTYKSDGPDVAMPLVVLVNKGSASASEIIAGAVQDRKLGTIVGTNTYGKGTVQTIFPSLDDEGIKVTIAKYHTPSDRVIDGTGIKPDVEIDLPKGVHPSSTLDDIQIKKALELLQQ; encoded by the coding sequence ATGAAATTTGATACACGTACGGTGTTATGGAGTCTATTGAAATATATAGGCTCTGGCATCGTTATTATGTGGCTTACATTTTGGTACCTTTCCGGTTCATTTTGGGGTCTGCCAAGATTATTTATAGCCTATTATACTGCGAGTCAAGTTTTTATGACACCTATGGCTAAAAGTACCCTTTATGATGGTATGCTAAAGGGGTTAATTGACTCTTTGGGAGAACCGCATAGTGTTTATTTAAATGCAGAAGAATATAAGTCCATGAAAATGCAAACATCTGCAACATATGCTGGTGTCGGTATGGTCCTTGGTACTGATGATAAAGGTCTATATGCTGTTAGCGTTATGGAAGACCAACCAGCTTTCAAAGCTGGAATTAAACCTGGAGACCACATTATTGCTATCGATGGACAATCTACTACTGAAATTCCGGTAGAGGAAGCATCTTCTCGTATTCGTGGCGAAGCAGGTACTACTGTAGCTCTTGATATTGAGCGTAATGGTGAAAAGTTGCATTTTGATATCACTCGTGAATCCATTGTTTTGCCTACTGTTAAAAGTAAAATGCTAACTAGCACAGTTGGGTATATTCGTATTAGTCAGTTTGCAGAAAATACCGCAGAAGATTTTGCCACTCAATATAAAGAGCTTCAATCTCAAGGTATGAAGGCCCTTGTCTTGGACTTACGAGATAATCCAGGCGGTTTATTATCTACTACTGAAAAGATATCTAACTATATTATGCCTCCAGGTACACTCGTAACAGTACAAAATCGATCAGGTAAAAAGGATACTTATAAGTCAGATGGACCTGATGTAGCTATGCCATTGGTTGTTTTAGTTAATAAGGGCTCTGCTAGTGCATCAGAAATCATAGCAGGCGCTGTTCAAGATCGTAAATTAGGCACTATCGTAGGTACTAATACATATGGTAAAGGTACCGTTCAAACTATTTTCCCTAGTTTAGATGATGAAGGAATTAAAGTAACTATTGCTAAGTACCACACGCCAAGTGATCGTGTTATTGATGGAACAGGTATTAAACCTGATGTAGAAATCGATTTACCAAAAGGTGTACATCCATCTAGTACATTAGATGATATTCAAATTAAAAAGGCATTAGAGCTATTACAGCAATAA
- the obgE gene encoding GTPase ObgE has product MFIDRARVFVKAGDGGDGMSSFRREKYVPNGGPSGGDGGKGADVVFKADKNINTLVDFRYKRQFKAPAGGNGESSNKHGRGSDPLIIPVPLGTVIIDEETGKIFCDLVNDGDTFVIAKGGRGGRGNARFQTSANRAPTFAEKGEPGEEFWLQLELKVLADVGLLGYPSVGKSSILRKVSKAQPEVAAYHFTTLTPVLGVVTISGDRSFVLADIPGLIEGASEGVGLGHNFLRHVERTNILIHVLDVSGMEGRDPKVDFDAINEELRKYSEKLANKKQIVALNKIDMVFDDTTIPETKKYFEDKGYEVFLINALSGEGLSELMERAYYYVENYEPEPEANDDTVVYEAKQDVEFVITRGDDAAFYITGKRIERLVAMTNLDDDQSLRRFQRIWRFMELDAKLKEKGCKDGDEVVIGDQRFTFQE; this is encoded by the coding sequence ATGTTTATAGATAGAGCGCGTGTCTTTGTTAAAGCTGGTGACGGTGGGGATGGTATGTCCAGCTTCCGTCGAGAAAAATACGTGCCAAATGGCGGCCCTAGTGGTGGTGATGGTGGTAAAGGTGCGGATGTTGTTTTTAAAGCTGACAAGAATATTAATACGCTTGTAGACTTTAGATATAAACGTCAGTTTAAGGCACCAGCTGGCGGTAATGGTGAAAGCTCTAATAAGCACGGTCGAGGTTCTGATCCTCTTATCATTCCAGTTCCATTGGGTACAGTAATTATAGATGAGGAAACAGGAAAAATCTTTTGCGACCTTGTTAACGATGGCGATACCTTTGTTATTGCCAAAGGTGGTCGTGGCGGCCGTGGCAATGCTCGATTCCAAACTAGTGCTAACCGTGCACCAACCTTTGCAGAAAAGGGTGAACCTGGTGAAGAATTCTGGTTACAATTAGAGCTTAAAGTATTAGCTGATGTAGGTTTATTAGGTTATCCATCTGTTGGTAAATCTAGTATTTTGCGAAAAGTATCTAAAGCTCAACCAGAGGTGGCAGCATATCACTTTACTACACTAACACCAGTACTCGGGGTAGTTACAATTTCTGGAGATCGTAGCTTTGTTTTGGCCGATATTCCGGGCCTTATTGAAGGGGCTAGTGAAGGTGTAGGTTTAGGTCACAATTTTCTACGTCATGTTGAACGTACGAATATTTTAATTCATGTTTTAGATGTATCTGGTATGGAAGGCCGAGACCCTAAGGTCGACTTTGATGCGATTAATGAAGAGTTACGTAAATACTCTGAAAAATTGGCTAATAAGAAACAAATTGTAGCTCTCAATAAGATCGATATGGTCTTTGATGATACGACGATTCCCGAAACAAAAAAATATTTTGAAGACAAAGGCTATGAAGTATTTCTCATTAACGCCTTAAGTGGTGAAGGTTTGTCAGAGCTTATGGAACGAGCTTACTACTATGTAGAAAACTACGAACCAGAGCCTGAAGCAAATGATGATACAGTTGTATACGAAGCAAAACAAGATGTAGAATTTGTCATTACTCGCGGTGATGATGCTGCTTTCTACATTACTGGTAAACGTATTGAACGATTAGTAGCTATGACAAATCTTGACGATGATCAATCTCTTCGTAGATTCCAACGCATTTGGCGCTTTATGGAGCTTGATGCAAAATTGAAGGAAAAAGGCTGTAAAGACGGTGATGAAGTTGTAATCGGCGATCAGCGCTTTACTTTCCAAGAGTAG
- the yhbY gene encoding ribosome assembly RNA-binding protein YhbY, which produces MTGKQKRYLRSLAATIPPVVQIGKNGLEDSVIDSARAAITARELIKVKLHNNSPEDKTIFQDLADMLGAELVQVIGFNGVLYKAKKEPKIILPK; this is translated from the coding sequence ATGACAGGAAAACAAAAACGGTATTTACGTTCATTGGCGGCTACAATACCACCAGTTGTCCAAATTGGTAAAAATGGTTTAGAGGATAGTGTTATAGATAGTGCTCGTGCAGCGATTACAGCACGTGAACTTATTAAGGTTAAATTACATAATAATAGTCCTGAAGATAAGACAATTTTTCAAGACTTAGCAGATATGCTTGGCGCTGAATTAGTTCAAGTGATTGGCTTTAATGGTGTTTTATATAAAGCTAAAAAAGAACCTAAAATCATTTTGCCAAAATAA
- the proB gene encoding glutamate 5-kinase has translation MRSAIVNAKRIVVKVGSSTLCYTNGHLNLERIERLVRQLSDLANQGKEIILVSSGATGAGLAPLGFKEKPRDLVLKQAAAAVGQGILIHMYERMFREYGRTVGQILLTKEDSTGRHSYLNLRNTLHTLLQLNVIPIINENDVVAIEEFKIGDNDTLSATVAGIVDADLLIILSDIEGLYTANPAINPDATLIETVSEINDETYAIAGGAGSNMGTGGMYTKIKAAHMATNSGVPMVITSGEVEDSVRRVCKGEQIGTLFEAHDASLSGKHHWLAFGKRLKGSITIDDGCARAVLDNGASILPAGIIEVEGTFGPGDTISIYHDHKEIGRGLINYSIDDMKAIKGHNTNDIAEILGINTTYDEAVHRNNLVLLH, from the coding sequence ATGCGCAGCGCTATCGTTAATGCAAAACGAATTGTAGTCAAAGTTGGTAGCAGTACGCTTTGTTACACTAACGGACATTTAAATTTGGAGCGTATTGAAAGATTAGTGCGCCAATTATCAGATTTGGCTAACCAAGGTAAAGAGATTATTCTTGTTTCCTCTGGTGCTACTGGTGCAGGTCTTGCCCCTTTAGGCTTTAAAGAAAAGCCTAGAGATCTCGTATTAAAACAAGCAGCTGCTGCAGTAGGTCAAGGTATTCTCATTCATATGTACGAGCGCATGTTCCGAGAATATGGTCGCACCGTAGGGCAAATTCTTTTAACGAAAGAGGATAGTACTGGACGACATAGTTATCTTAACTTGCGTAATACATTACATACTTTATTGCAACTTAACGTTATTCCTATTATTAATGAAAATGACGTGGTTGCTATCGAAGAATTTAAAATCGGTGATAACGATACATTATCTGCTACTGTTGCAGGTATTGTAGATGCAGATTTACTTATCATTTTGTCAGATATTGAAGGCTTATATACAGCTAACCCAGCCATCAATCCAGATGCTACTTTGATAGAGACTGTTTCTGAAATTAACGATGAAACGTATGCTATTGCAGGTGGTGCTGGTTCTAATATGGGAACGGGGGGTATGTATACAAAAATTAAAGCTGCTCATATGGCAACAAATTCTGGTGTACCAATGGTTATCACCTCAGGTGAAGTAGAGGATTCTGTTCGTCGTGTATGTAAGGGTGAACAAATTGGGACACTCTTTGAAGCCCATGATGCAAGTTTATCTGGTAAACATCATTGGTTGGCTTTTGGTAAACGATTAAAAGGATCCATTACGATTGATGACGGATGTGCTCGCGCTGTTTTAGATAATGGTGCTAGCATTCTGCCCGCTGGTATTATTGAAGTAGAGGGGACTTTTGGACCTGGTGATACAATTTCCATTTATCATGATCATAAGGAAATTGGTCGTGGACTTATTAATTATAGTATTGATGATATGAAGGCGATTAAAGGTCACAATACAAATGATATAGCCGAGATTCTGGGTATTAATACGACCTATGATGAGGCTGTACATCGTAATAATCTAGTTTTATTACACTGA
- a CDS encoding glutamate-5-semialdehyde dehydrogenase, whose protein sequence is MNQYEKICKDMGQRAKTASFELAQLDQETLDSALLAIADAVEAQTDEIMAANELDLEKSVDYNLPRTMIDRLTLTPSRIAQMAEGVRQVAALESPVGSIIETITRPNGLIIEKRSVPFGVIGIIFEARPNVTIDAGVLCLKTANATILRGGKEAFHTNQIIVSIMRDTLESLGINGDSIQLVEVLDRDLVGVLLQQREYIDVIIPRGGAGLIRRVVEDSSIPVIETGSGVCHTFVDEFADLEMALEIAVNAKVQRPSVCNSMETLLVHQAVAREFLPRLNIALLEYGVRIHGDEAVAQYMENTIPLTEESFSTEYNDMDLNVRIVENLEEAIEHVNRYTTHHSEAIITDEPMRANVFMNLVDCSTVYHNASTRFTDGFEFGFGAEIGISTQKLHARGPIGLQALTSYKYFVFGEGQVRT, encoded by the coding sequence ATGAACCAGTATGAAAAAATTTGTAAAGATATGGGCCAGAGAGCTAAAACGGCATCTTTTGAATTAGCCCAACTCGACCAAGAAACTTTAGATTCTGCATTGTTAGCAATTGCTGATGCTGTAGAAGCACAAACAGATGAAATTATGGCGGCTAATGAGTTAGACCTAGAAAAATCTGTTGATTATAATTTACCTCGAACTATGATAGATCGATTGACTTTGACACCTAGTCGCATTGCTCAAATGGCAGAAGGGGTGCGTCAAGTGGCTGCTCTTGAAAGTCCTGTAGGTTCCATTATAGAAACAATCACTCGGCCTAATGGTTTGATTATTGAAAAGCGATCAGTACCTTTTGGTGTTATTGGTATCATCTTTGAAGCCCGTCCAAATGTAACCATAGATGCAGGTGTTCTTTGTTTAAAGACAGCAAATGCTACAATTTTACGAGGTGGTAAGGAGGCATTTCACACGAATCAAATCATCGTGTCTATCATGCGGGATACCTTAGAGTCGTTAGGTATTAATGGTGACTCTATTCAACTCGTTGAGGTGCTTGATCGAGATCTGGTTGGAGTACTTTTACAACAACGGGAATATATTGATGTAATCATTCCACGTGGGGGTGCTGGACTTATTCGTCGTGTTGTAGAAGATAGTAGCATTCCTGTTATTGAAACTGGCAGCGGTGTATGTCATACCTTTGTTGATGAATTTGCTGATTTAGAGATGGCTTTAGAAATTGCAGTCAATGCTAAAGTTCAACGTCCATCTGTATGTAACTCTATGGAAACCTTACTAGTTCATCAAGCTGTGGCTAGAGAGTTTTTACCACGCCTTAATATAGCACTACTAGAATATGGTGTTCGTATTCATGGTGATGAGGCTGTAGCTCAATATATGGAGAATACAATTCCTTTAACAGAAGAGTCTTTCAGCACAGAATACAATGATATGGACTTAAATGTGCGTATCGTTGAAAATCTTGAAGAAGCTATTGAACATGTGAATCGGTATACTACACATCACTCTGAGGCTATTATCACAGATGAACCTATGCGAGCTAATGTGTTTATGAATTTAGTAGATTGCTCTACTGTGTATCATAATGCATCTACACGTTTTACAGATGGCTTTGAGTTTGGCTTTGGTGCTGAAATCGGTATTAGTACACAAAAACTCCATGCTCGAGGGCCTATAGGGTTACAAGCTCTAACATCTTATAAATACTTTGTATTTGGAGAAGGCCAAGTACGGACGTGA